The following DNA comes from Verrucomicrobiia bacterium.
TTTAACCTGGGTTCCTTCTGGATTTCCGTCTCCCCCCAGAATGGAGAAGAAGCACTCGTGAAGCACCATGCCGTTTGCAGCAAAGGTCTCCCCTTCTTTGAGGCCGCGCCATACAGAATAAATCTGGTTGGCAGTTGAAAGGTCTGTTTCGCGGAACTTGCCTTCAATCTCATTCCGCTTGTTCACGTAGCCAGTGTAAAGCTTGCCGTGGTGAATGTCGTTGGTTTTGGCAGAGATGCCATTGAGCTCCCCTGGGTTTGGGGCGGTTACTTCATGCATAGGAGATCTTGTTACGGGTAGCTTCCTTAGGTTAGCACAGTGTGGTGGCACTCGAAAGCAAAAATGAATAATGGCTTTTAGAGCCTATTTTCAGTATGCTAACCTGGATAACTGATTGACAGAGTAGCGTATCTGTCATATACTGTTCTAATCGCAAAAAATCAAAAACGATAAAACAACCCAATGAATTCCCTCACCCCAACGTTTGGACAACTGAAAAAGGCCTTCCTGGACTCTGGCTATGAGATCCGTCTTATTCCTGCCCATGACCTTGAGCGCCTTGCCCTTGATGCCCCTTTTGAAGTGAAGCGTCACCTGAATACCAACATCATGGGACTCATCATGCCTGATGAAAACACTATCGGCATTGCCAAGAACCTTCCTGTTGATGAACGTGCCACCACCCTCCTCCATGAGATCATCCACCTCTTTGATGAGGAAATGGGCGAAGAGGAAGTGGAAAACCTTACGCTTGAACTTGAAGGGTCTATTTCCCCTGAACAATTTGGCTTCTTGCAGTTCCTAGTCAGCTAACGGTATAGTGCCTTTGTCATTAGCGTAGTCCTCTGTCTTATGGAAGAAACAACTGAATCTGTATCTCAGGCCGTCCACCTTACCGATGCCAATTTTGCCGCAGAGGTACTCAACTTCAAAGGACTTGTACTGGTAGATTTTTGGGCCGAGTGGTGTGGCCCTTGCCATGTCATGGCACCCCGCGTTGAAGAACTTGCCGCCAAGTATGCCGGAAACAAAGCGGTGAAAATTGCCAAAATGGATGTAGACTCCAACGAAGAAACATCCATGGAGCAGCGCGTCCTTTCCCTCCCTACCTTTAAGCTCTTTAAAGATGGTGAAGTAATTGACGAGCTTATTGGCTCTGCCCCTGCGGAAGCTTTGGAACAAATCCTTACTAGGAACCTTCCGGCGGCCGCCTAATGCGCTATCGTATTGTACGTTCGGTTTTTGTTTGGTAATAAAGAGAGGATTAACATCCTCTTTTTATGTACCACGGCCTAAGGGATTCACAGAACGCGCGCGTCCTCTATCTGGACATGAACTCCTTCTTTGCGAGCGTGGAGCAGCAGCGTAATCCAAACCTGCGCAACAAGCCCCTAGCGGTGGTTTCCCATATAGGCCCAGCGGGTACTATTTTGGCTGCTTCATATGAGGCCAAGGCCTTTGGGCTCAAGACAGGCATGCGCATGAAAGAGGCCCTCCCCCTCTGCCCCCAAGTACTTCAGGTAGAAGTCTCCTCGCGCCCCTACCGGGAAGTGCACCGAAAGTTCATGGCCATTTTGCAAGAACTCTGTGGGCCAGAGGTGCGGGCCTGCAGTGTAGACGAAGCCGTCATTCCCCTCTCTCGCAACTGGTACGGGAGTGAAAAGGCACATCAACTAGCCCACGCCATTAAGGCCCGTTTCCGTGAGGAGCTGGGCGAGTGCATTAAGTGCTCCATTGGCATTGCCCCCAATACCTTCTTAGGAAAGCTGGGTACGGACCTGAAAAAGCCCGACGGGTTGGTAGAGATAACTTTGGAAAACACTCCGGAAATACTTTCCAAAATCACCCTCACGGATTTATGCGGTATTGCGGAGCGCAATGCCATTCGGCTCGGTAAGCACGGCATTACCACGCCCCTGGAGTTCTACAGCGCCGATCCAGAATTCCTTCGCCGCACCTTTGGCATTTGGGGCCAGTACTGGTGGTGGAAACTGCACGGGCTGGAACCAGACGTGGGCACCGGCCCCCTAAAGTCCATGAGCCACGAACACGCCCTCAAGAAATGGGCACATAGCCGGGCAGAAATAGAACCGGTCATGGACCGCTTGGCAGACAGGCTCATCCATCGCCTTCGTCACAACAATTTCCAATGCCGCCGCGTTGGCGTTTTCTTTCGCTGCAAAGGGTTTGGCGGCCGCTGGTTTGATGCAGACCTAACCGCAGGAAACCAAACCTATGAAACCCTCCTTTCCACCATTCACCGGCTAGTCAAAGAGCTGCCCGAAGTCCCGCCGGGACCCATAAAGAAAGTAGGCATCTACTTTGGTAAACTCTCCCCTACGGGCAACGGCTTCCAACTAGGCCTCTTTGACGATGGCAAAAGCGAACGGGTAAGCAGCGCCATAGAATTTGTGCGCGCCCGCTACGGCTTTAATGCCATCCAGCGCGGGACCGTGGTGGCCCTCCCAGAGAACATCGCCAAGGAAAAGCTTGGGTTTGGGCGGGTAAAGGACCTGTAGGAATAAAAAAAGGCCCTCCCCGGTTGGGGAGGGCACAGACAAGGAGTTAAACGAGACTAGGCTCGCGCTCGTGCGTAGGGGCAGCTTCCAGTATGGAAGCTCCCTCTGCAGGAGCCGCCGGAGGGCGACCCTCGGGTCGAGGGTTCAGGAGTCGGTTGACCAGGCTGAGGACCTTGGTGGGTCGAAGCTCAGAAGGGTCGACGTAGCAGTGGTTCTTGGTGCCGTTGGACACCTGGCCGGTTCTCGGATAGAGATGCCAGAGGTTTGCACCTGGCTCATCCGGAGCTCCACCTGCGCGCAGGAGAGGCTCGACCGATGCGATGTGCTCGGCTGACGCTCCCCGCAGCTCCATCTCCGCACAGCGCAGCGTGTAGGCGATTTCCGCCATATGCGCTTTGCTGGAGGGGTTGAGCGGCAGGACCTGGTACCGGCCCGTAAAGCGCTTGGCCTTAGGGTTGTGCTCGATGATGAGGATGTCGCTTCCCTTCGCCTCTTTAAGGGCTTGGGAGATTTGCGCCTCATGGATGACCGAAACCAGCCGGATCTTAACGCGGTTACCCGCATCTTGAATGAGCTTGGGACTGGGCAAGCCAGTATTGAGGCCGCGACACTCGAGCGTGTCTTTGACCATCCCGATCATTGTCACCACGTCGTTTAGGTGATCACTTGGATCGGGGCGTAGCTGGTAAGCGCAGTTCGCCATGCGTCCAAGGTCGTAAGGCAAAGCCTCACTGTTCCCGGCGCTCCGCTCGTTTGCGAGCCGCAGCATGTCCTTGACGGGCCAGAAGAAGTTGACTTCCAGCTTCTCTGCGGTGATTGCCGCCGATGAAGGCGCATTCTCCCCGCAGTCGCTTGAATCGAGAGGTCCTCCACCGCAACCCACGGTGACCAAATAGGTGTTGTTGGGGGTGCGACGCCAGATCTGCCCCTCGACGAGAGGTGCGCTGTGGCGGGCGGGATGGTACATCTCGATCCGGACTTGTTTGTCGGATCGGAGGAAGGGCAGCGCCCTCTTTTCAGGGCCATACTGCAGGATCATTGCTGCTGACAAGATATCGGCGATGGGCGTCCTTGGGAGGACGGCAATGACGAGTACAGGGGACAACGGTGAAGTCGGCCTGCGATTTCCTTCTCTATTTCTCATAGTCTCGTTTTGTGAAAGTCCACCGCACGATGCGGC
Coding sequences within:
- a CDS encoding DNA polymerase IV, translated to MYHGLRDSQNARVLYLDMNSFFASVEQQRNPNLRNKPLAVVSHIGPAGTILAASYEAKAFGLKTGMRMKEALPLCPQVLQVEVSSRPYREVHRKFMAILQELCGPEVRACSVDEAVIPLSRNWYGSEKAHQLAHAIKARFREELGECIKCSIGIAPNTFLGKLGTDLKKPDGLVEITLENTPEILSKITLTDLCGIAERNAIRLGKHGITTPLEFYSADPEFLRRTFGIWGQYWWWKLHGLEPDVGTGPLKSMSHEHALKKWAHSRAEIEPVMDRLADRLIHRLRHNNFQCRRVGVFFRCKGFGGRWFDADLTAGNQTYETLLSTIHRLVKELPEVPPGPIKKVGIYFGKLSPTGNGFQLGLFDDGKSERVSSAIEFVRARYGFNAIQRGTVVALPENIAKEKLGFGRVKDL
- the trxA gene encoding thioredoxin encodes the protein MEETTESVSQAVHLTDANFAAEVLNFKGLVLVDFWAEWCGPCHVMAPRVEELAAKYAGNKAVKIAKMDVDSNEETSMEQRVLSLPTFKLFKDGEVIDELIGSAPAEALEQILTRNLPAAA
- a CDS encoding superoxide dismutase, translating into MHEVTAPNPGELNGISAKTNDIHHGKLYTGYVNKRNEIEGKFRETDLSTANQIYSVWRGLKEGETFAANGMVLHECFFSILGGDGNPEGTQVK